The following nucleotide sequence is from Dyella sp. BiH032.
ACCGCATCGTGCTGTTCGACCAGCGCGGCGCGGGTCGCTCCACGCCATTTGCCGAGCTGCGCGACAACACCACATGGCACCTGGTGCGTGACATCGAGACGATCCGCGAAGCGCTGGGCATCGAGCGCTGGGTGGTATTCGGCGGTTCGTGGGGTTCCACACTCGCGCTGGCGTACGCGCAGGCACATCCCGAGCGCGCGCTGGGCCTGGTGCTGCGCGGCATCTGGCTGGTGCGCGACGAAGAGCTCCACTGGTTCAACGAACTTGGCGCCGGCGCGGCCTATGTAAGGCCGGTCGAGTGGAACCGCTACCTCGCGCATATCCCCGAGGCCGAGCGCGGCGACATGGTCGAGGCCTACTGGCGCCGCCTGGACGATCCCGATCCGCAGGTGCGCCTGGCCGCCGCGCTGGCATGGGACGCGTGGGAAAGCAGCTGCATCGCGCTGGAGGACACGCCCTACGATCCCGCCGACGCGGGCACGCAGGAATCGGCCATCAGCAAGGCACGCGCCGAGGTGCACTACTTCCGCCATCGCGCCTTCCTGGAACCGGGCCAGCTGCTGCGCGACGTGGCGAAGATCCGCCGCATCCCCGCCACTATCGTGCACGGCCGCTACGACCTGATCTGTCCGGTGAAGAATGCGTACGACCTTGCCGAAGCGTGGCCGGAAGCCGATTTCCACGTGGTCACGGCCGGACACGCGGCGAACGAGCCGGCCATCGTGGATGTGCTGGTCACCGCGACGGACCGGCTGGCGGACCGGTACGGCTAGCTTCGCTCACGCGGTTACGGCAGGCCCACGTAACCGCGCCGGAAGCTCACCGGCTGCGCCATGCCCGGCGCGCGCCATTCGCCCAGCACGGTGAGTTGCTTGCCGTCCGGCGCCAGCATCCATCGCTGGTCGAGCTTCGAGCCGTCTGCATATTGGATCGAGACGTGCAGGCCGTCCGATTCACGGCGCGCGCTGACCATCGCGTTGCCGGCCAGGGTCTGGCGGCTCTGGCCATCGAGGCG
It contains:
- the pip gene encoding prolyl aminopeptidase, whose protein sequence is MRQLYPEIEPYKTQRIQVDALHNLYVEECGNPDGLPVIFLHGGPGAGVSPYHRRFFDPSRYRIVLFDQRGAGRSTPFAELRDNTTWHLVRDIETIREALGIERWVVFGGSWGSTLALAYAQAHPERALGLVLRGIWLVRDEELHWFNELGAGAAYVRPVEWNRYLAHIPEAERGDMVEAYWRRLDDPDPQVRLAAALAWDAWESSCIALEDTPYDPADAGTQESAISKARAEVHYFRHRAFLEPGQLLRDVAKIRRIPATIVHGRYDLICPVKNAYDLAEAWPEADFHVVTAGHAANEPAIVDVLVTATDRLADRYG